The Candidatus Accumulibacter similis genome has a segment encoding these proteins:
- a CDS encoding methyl-accepting chemotaxis protein: MRGLAWRMRAAMLLLVLLTAGAGWFGHSVLGGGMQGWLPAAGLLLLATVTIAVVLERDLLGRLQGLRAVIAGTYADGDLTRRAAASGRDELALVAADYNRLMDSFAIIVGKLLFNSIEVGNASQQLIGDARRVAAGSNQQRDAALATAGEMSNLTLQMNEVGGKASETAGIAERSNSLSREGMSIAGKASAEMEQIAASVSQSAAVVGALGERSRAISGIVQTIREIADQTNLLALNAAIEAARAGEHGRGFAVVADEVRKLAERTSQATGEISQMIAAIQGETQSAIASIEAGSGQARKGAELARQAAQALDGINSGARQTLEKVEAIAAAVSQQTRAGESIAEHVGNIRLMAEANSRVTEQTLLAVDHVECLVENLKEVGNVFRLGVAGERAVAVHARMPDIVTEAARAVGALLDGAVDGGRIGLDDLFDDRYQPLPNTRPQKYRTRFDQFTDQAVAPLQEQLLAQHQCLVYAICIDRNGYVPTHNRAFSHPLSGDEKVDFVRNRTKRIFDDPVGRRCGGHEHSFLLQTYRRDTGELMHDISAPIYVKGRHWGGFRIGYRTEV; this comes from the coding sequence ATGCGGGGACTGGCGTGGAGAATGCGTGCTGCGATGCTGTTATTGGTGCTGCTCACTGCCGGGGCGGGCTGGTTCGGTCATTCGGTCCTTGGCGGCGGCATGCAGGGCTGGCTGCCGGCAGCAGGACTGCTGCTGCTCGCCACAGTCACCATCGCCGTGGTGCTCGAGCGGGATCTCCTGGGCCGTCTGCAGGGACTGCGTGCGGTGATCGCGGGGACCTACGCCGATGGCGACCTGACCAGGCGTGCAGCCGCCAGCGGCCGTGACGAGCTGGCGCTGGTCGCTGCCGACTACAACCGCCTGATGGATAGCTTCGCCATCATCGTCGGCAAGCTGTTGTTCAACTCTATCGAAGTCGGCAACGCTTCACAGCAGCTGATCGGTGATGCGCGGCGGGTGGCTGCCGGATCGAACCAGCAGCGGGACGCCGCGCTGGCTACCGCCGGCGAGATGTCGAACCTGACGCTGCAGATGAACGAAGTCGGCGGCAAGGCCAGCGAAACCGCGGGCATCGCCGAGCGATCGAACAGCCTGTCCAGAGAGGGCATGTCGATTGCTGGCAAGGCGTCGGCAGAGATGGAGCAGATCGCGGCCTCGGTGAGCCAGTCGGCGGCCGTGGTCGGTGCGCTCGGCGAACGTTCGCGAGCCATCAGCGGCATCGTCCAGACGATTCGCGAGATCGCCGATCAGACCAATCTGCTGGCCCTCAATGCGGCCATCGAGGCGGCGCGGGCGGGTGAGCACGGGCGTGGATTCGCCGTCGTCGCCGACGAGGTGCGCAAGCTTGCGGAACGGACGTCGCAGGCGACCGGCGAGATCAGCCAGATGATTGCCGCCATTCAGGGCGAGACGCAGTCGGCAATCGCCAGCATCGAAGCCGGCAGCGGTCAGGCGCGCAAGGGTGCCGAGCTTGCCCGGCAGGCGGCGCAGGCGCTCGACGGCATCAACAGCGGGGCGCGACAGACACTGGAGAAGGTTGAGGCGATCGCCGCGGCAGTCAGTCAGCAGACGCGCGCCGGCGAGAGCATAGCCGAGCACGTGGGCAACATCAGGCTGATGGCCGAGGCCAACAGCAGGGTGACCGAGCAGACGTTGCTGGCGGTGGACCACGTCGAGTGCCTGGTGGAAAACCTGAAGGAAGTCGGAAATGTATTCAGGCTGGGGGTGGCCGGCGAGCGCGCCGTCGCTGTCCACGCCCGCATGCCCGACATCGTCACCGAGGCGGCACGGGCCGTCGGCGCGCTGCTCGACGGCGCTGTCGACGGCGGCAGGATCGGCCTTGACGATCTGTTCGACGACCGCTATCAGCCGTTGCCGAACACGCGACCGCAAAAGTACCGAACGCGCTTCGACCAGTTCACCGATCAGGCAGTGGCGCCGCTGCAGGAGCAACTGCTGGCGCAGCACCAGTGTCTGGTCTACGCCATCTGCATCGACCGCAACGGCTATGTGCCGACGCACAACCGGGCCTTCTCGCATCCTCTGAGCGGTGACGAGAAGGTTGATTTCGTTCGCAACCGTACCAAACGCATTTTCGACGACCCGGTGGGGAGGCGCTGTGGCGGTCATGAGCATTCGTTCCTGCTGCAGACCTATCGCCGCGATACGGGTGAGCTGATGCACGACATTTCGGCTCCGATCTACGTCAAGGGACGTCACTGGGGTGGCTTCCGGATTGGCTACCGGACCGAGGTGTGA
- a CDS encoding chemotaxis protein CheV has product MSDLLKNIDARTKLAGTNKLEILLFSLGTDARTGRRETFGINVFKVREVMRTPPITAAPEMPPSVEGMVSLRGALVPVVDLARYAGVDTQTPRSIMIITEYAGHTQGFLVEGVDTILRLDWGQMRVPPAMLLAELGGLVTAVTELPDGRLVMMMDVEKILSETTNYDDEIVYRNIKPLDNPRLTVFFADDSSVARKQIERTLGAMGVKYVAAINGLDAWLELEKMAAYAQASGQAVTDLISLVLTDIEMPEMDGYILTKKIKSDPRFVGVPVIMHSSLSGMSNQQLGKSVGVDEYVPKFEPQRLSETLTRRLQGGGVPALPSC; this is encoded by the coding sequence ATGTCGGATTTGTTGAAAAACATCGATGCCCGGACCAAGCTGGCCGGAACCAACAAGCTGGAGATCCTGCTCTTCTCGCTCGGCACCGATGCGCGCACCGGTCGTCGCGAGACCTTCGGCATCAATGTCTTCAAGGTGCGTGAAGTGATGCGCACGCCGCCGATCACGGCAGCTCCCGAGATGCCGCCCTCGGTCGAGGGGATGGTCAGCCTGCGCGGTGCGCTGGTGCCGGTCGTCGACCTCGCGCGCTATGCCGGGGTCGATACGCAGACGCCCCGCTCGATCATGATCATCACCGAATATGCAGGCCACACGCAGGGCTTTCTGGTCGAGGGTGTCGATACCATCCTGCGCCTCGACTGGGGGCAGATGCGGGTGCCGCCTGCCATGCTGCTGGCCGAACTCGGCGGTCTGGTGACTGCCGTCACCGAACTGCCGGACGGTCGCCTGGTGATGATGATGGATGTCGAGAAGATCCTCTCGGAGACCACCAACTACGACGACGAGATCGTCTACCGCAACATCAAGCCACTCGACAATCCGCGTCTGACGGTCTTCTTCGCTGACGACTCGTCGGTTGCGCGCAAGCAGATCGAGCGTACACTGGGGGCGATGGGAGTCAAGTACGTTGCCGCGATCAATGGTCTTGATGCCTGGCTGGAGCTGGAGAAGATGGCTGCTTACGCGCAGGCCTCTGGGCAGGCAGTCACCGACCTGATCAGTCTGGTCCTGACGGATATCGAAATGCCGGAGATGGACGGCTACATCCTGACGAAGAAGATCAAGTCCGACCCGCGTTTTGTTGGCGTACCGGTGATCATGCACTCGTCGCTGTCGGGAATGTCGAACCAGCAGCTTGGCAAGTCCGTTGGTGTTGACGAGTATGTGCCGAAGTTCGAACCGCAGCGGCTGTCGGAGACGCTGACGCGCAGGCTGCAGGGCGGCGGCGTGCCGGCGCTGCCGTCCTGCTGA
- the cheY gene encoding chemotaxis protein CheY, with translation MADPKMRILVVDDFSTMRRIVRNLLKELGFANVDEAEDGAVALQKLNHGGFEFVVTDWNMPNMDGLQLLQAIRASATLKHLPVLMITAEAKKENIIAAAQAGASGYIVKPFTAATLAEKLQKIFDRMGG, from the coding sequence ATGGCTGATCCGAAGATGAGGATTCTGGTGGTGGACGATTTCTCGACGATGCGGCGCATCGTCAGGAATCTGTTGAAGGAACTCGGTTTCGCCAACGTCGACGAGGCCGAGGATGGCGCGGTGGCTTTGCAGAAGCTCAACCACGGCGGCTTCGAGTTCGTCGTTACGGACTGGAACATGCCGAACATGGATGGCCTGCAACTCCTGCAGGCGATCCGCGCGTCGGCGACGCTGAAGCACCTGCCGGTGCTGATGATCACCGCCGAGGCGAAGAAGGAGAACATCATTGCCGCCGCGCAAGCGGGGGCCAGCGGGTACATCGTCAAGCCGTTCACGGCGGCGACGCTGGCCGAGAAGCTGCAGAAGATCTTCGACAGGATGGGGGGCTGA
- the cheZ gene encoding protein phosphatase CheZ, with protein sequence MNGGDTAGDSRELEALFDSIASGIATTSRAVPPAAPRPAASLLQQLREGDGADDSDELQALFDSVRAAQAATAAPEATAAGWRGQDRVFQRVGQMARQLHDTLGQLGYSELLESTVSAIPDARERLNYVATLTEQAACRVLNATDIANPLQEQLEAASAALATRWDALFANRMAVDDFRLLAEETRSFLKHGLPAKTEATKAQLLEIMMAQDFQDLTGQVIKKILQVAHELEKQLMEVLIEILPGERRTESVNSLLNGPVINPDGRADVVASQQQVDELLGSLGF encoded by the coding sequence ATGAATGGAGGCGACACCGCCGGCGATTCACGCGAACTTGAGGCGCTGTTCGACAGCATCGCTTCGGGAATCGCCACCACCAGCCGAGCCGTACCACCCGCTGCACCCAGGCCTGCGGCATCGCTGCTGCAGCAGTTGCGCGAAGGTGACGGCGCGGACGACAGTGACGAGTTGCAGGCGCTCTTCGACTCCGTGCGGGCAGCGCAGGCGGCCACGGCTGCGCCAGAGGCAACGGCGGCGGGATGGCGGGGACAGGATCGGGTGTTCCAGCGCGTCGGCCAGATGGCCCGCCAGTTGCATGACACGCTGGGCCAACTGGGTTACAGCGAATTGCTTGAGAGCACTGTCAGTGCCATTCCGGATGCCAGGGAGCGGCTCAACTACGTCGCCACGCTGACCGAGCAGGCTGCCTGCCGGGTACTCAACGCGACGGACATCGCCAACCCGTTGCAGGAGCAACTGGAAGCGGCCTCGGCGGCACTGGCGACCCGCTGGGATGCGTTGTTCGCCAACCGGATGGCTGTCGACGATTTCAGGCTTCTGGCCGAGGAGACCCGCTCCTTCCTCAAGCACGGCTTGCCGGCGAAGACCGAGGCAACCAAGGCGCAACTGCTGGAGATCATGATGGCCCAGGACTTCCAGGATCTCACCGGCCAGGTGATCAAGAAGATTCTCCAGGTGGCGCACGAACTGGAGAAACAGCTGATGGAAGTGCTGATCGAGATCCTGCCCGGTGAGCGGCGTACCGAGTCGGTCAACAGCCTCCTCAACGGGCCCGTGATCAACCCGGACGGCCGCGCCGACGTCGTCGCCTCACAGCAGCAGGTTGACGAGCTGCTCGGCAGCCTGGGTTTCTAG
- a CDS encoding chemotaxis protein CheV, whose protein sequence is MDLAERKNLLDGVDARTRLAGSNKMEILLFSLGTRETFGINVFKVREVGRTPPITRTPNMPRGVEGLISLRGNVIPVLSLISFLEHREHRDEYGRTMMVAEYSKRTLGFLVHEVDRIIRVDWEKVRAPENLLSTNQGLITAVTELDDGKLVSILDVEQILANAFGEAIIVDIPPANVDQEVSIFFVDDSVVARRKITEVLDKLGVRHKHATNGAEAWSRLQAIAAHADQSGGSPLRDEIRLILVDAEMPEMDGYVLTRNIKGDARFTGIPVVMHSSLSSQANHAMGKAVGVDAYVDKFDAEVLADTLRPLLER, encoded by the coding sequence ATGGATTTGGCAGAAAGGAAGAACCTGCTCGACGGCGTTGACGCACGGACCCGGCTCGCCGGCTCGAACAAGATGGAGATCCTGCTCTTCTCGCTGGGAACGCGAGAGACCTTCGGCATCAACGTCTTCAAGGTGCGCGAGGTCGGACGGACGCCACCGATCACCAGAACGCCGAACATGCCGCGCGGCGTGGAAGGACTGATTTCGCTGCGCGGCAACGTCATTCCCGTGCTCTCGCTGATTTCCTTTCTCGAGCACCGCGAGCATCGGGACGAGTACGGCAGGACCATGATGGTGGCCGAGTATTCCAAGCGGACCCTTGGATTTCTCGTGCATGAAGTGGACCGGATCATCCGCGTGGACTGGGAGAAGGTCAGGGCTCCGGAGAATCTCCTGTCGACCAATCAGGGACTGATCACCGCCGTCACCGAACTGGACGATGGCAAGCTGGTATCGATTCTCGACGTCGAACAGATCCTCGCCAACGCCTTTGGCGAGGCGATCATCGTCGACATTCCGCCAGCCAACGTCGATCAGGAGGTCAGCATCTTCTTCGTCGACGACTCGGTCGTTGCCCGGCGCAAGATCACCGAGGTGCTGGACAAGCTCGGTGTGCGGCACAAGCACGCGACCAATGGCGCCGAAGCCTGGAGTCGCCTGCAAGCCATTGCGGCGCATGCCGATCAGAGTGGTGGCAGCCCATTGCGCGACGAAATCCGGCTGATCCTGGTCGACGCCGAGATGCCGGAGATGGATGGCTACGTTCTCACCAGAAACATCAAGGGGGATGCCCGGTTTACGGGTATTCCGGTGGTGATGCATTCGTCGCTTTCCTCGCAGGCCAACCACGCGATGGGCAAGGCCGTCGGTGTCGATGCCTATGTTGACAAGTTTGACGCAGAGGTTCTGGCCGATACCCTGCGTCCTCTGCTCGAGCGCTGA